A region of Dioscorea cayenensis subsp. rotundata cultivar TDr96_F1 chromosome 5, TDr96_F1_v2_PseudoChromosome.rev07_lg8_w22 25.fasta, whole genome shotgun sequence DNA encodes the following proteins:
- the LOC120261512 gene encoding LOW QUALITY PROTEIN: B-box zinc finger protein 24-like (The sequence of the model RefSeq protein was modified relative to this genomic sequence to represent the inferred CDS: deleted 1 base in 1 codon), with amino-acid sequence MKIQCDACEKSPATVICCADEAALCASCDVEIHAANKLASKHQRLLLQCLSNKLPRCDICQEKPAFIFCVEDRALFCRECDEPIHVAGSLSGNHQRFLATGIRVALSSGCNNDINKECFEPPNRHAPLQAPNNLSTQQTPSAFTQSAWAVDEFLQLSDYESADKKETPAGIGELEWFTDIGLFQGQGHKGMLSAAEVPELVIPQASNAPSYRPTKSNMPLKKLRIELSDDEEYFTVPDLG; translated from the exons aTGAAGATCCAGTGTGATGCTTGTGAGAAGTCCCCGGCGACAGTTATTTGCTGCGCTGATGAGGCGGCTCTCTGCGCAAGCTGCGATGTGGAGATTCATGCGGCAAACAAGCTTGCAAGCAAGCACCAGAGACTTCTTCTTCAGTGTCTCTCAAACAAGCTCCCACGTTGTGATATCTGTCAA GAGAAGCCGGCCTTCATCTTCTGTGTGGAGGACAGAGCCCTT TTCTGCCGTGAATGTGATGAGCCCATTCATGTAGCTGGTAGCCTCTCCGGAAATCACCAACGCTTCCTGGCAACTGGTATTCGTGTGGCACTGAGCTCCGGATGCAACAATGACATCAACAAAGAATGCTTTGAGCCACCAAACCGTCATGCTCCACTCCAAGCTCCAAACAATCTCTCCACACAACAAACACCTTCAGCATTCACTCAATCTGCATGGGCAGTTGACGAGTTCCTGCAGCTTTCTGATTATGAATCTGCAGACAAG AAAGAGACCCCGGCAGGGATTGGAGAACTGGAATGGTTTACAGACATAGGGCTTTTTCAAGGGCAAGGACACAAAGGGATGTTATCAGCAGCTGAAGTTCCAGAACTTGTCATCCCTCAAGCAAGCAATGCACCATCCTACAGACCAACCAAATCTAACATGCCCCTTAAGAAGCTGAGAATTGAGCTTTCAGATGATGAAGAGTACTTTACTGTCCCTGATCTTGGATAG